A stretch of Gymnodinialimonas phycosphaerae DNA encodes these proteins:
- a CDS encoding branched-chain amino acid ABC transporter permease, with translation MFYREAGDFKTSYAEDNQTFPILFDRYRYYFVLIVGALVIPFIINDYWANSILIPFLIYAIAAIGLNILTGYCGQVSLGTGGFMAVGAYTSYKLMTAFPGLDMISVTLLSGVMTAMVGVAFGLPSLRIKGFYLAVATLAAQFFLVWLFNKVPWFYNYSASGQISAPERDFFYFTNMAVTGPNAESWAKYLFCFFFAFVLAWVARNLTRGSVGRQWMAIRDMDIAAEIIGVNPLKAKLTAFAVSSFYVGIAGALLFTVYLGAAEVGEAFGITKSFLVLFMIIIGGLGSIFGSFAGAAFMVILPVVLRNFLTGTLNWESALATHFEFVIVGGLIMFFLIVEPHGLARLWALAKEKLRLWPFPH, from the coding sequence ATGTTTTACCGTGAGGCAGGTGATTTCAAGACGTCCTACGCCGAGGACAACCAGACATTCCCGATCCTGTTCGACAGGTATCGCTACTACTTCGTGCTGATCGTGGGCGCGCTGGTGATCCCGTTCATCATCAATGATTACTGGGCGAACTCCATCCTGATCCCGTTCCTGATCTACGCGATCGCGGCGATCGGGCTGAACATTCTGACGGGCTATTGCGGTCAGGTCAGCCTTGGCACCGGCGGGTTCATGGCGGTGGGCGCGTACACGTCCTACAAGCTGATGACGGCGTTCCCGGGGCTGGACATGATTTCGGTCACGTTGTTGTCGGGCGTGATGACTGCAATGGTGGGCGTGGCATTTGGCTTGCCGAGCCTGAGGATCAAGGGGTTCTATCTGGCGGTGGCGACGCTGGCGGCGCAGTTCTTCCTGGTGTGGCTGTTCAACAAGGTGCCGTGGTTCTACAACTACTCGGCCTCGGGGCAGATCTCGGCGCCTGAGCGGGATTTCTTCTACTTCACCAACATGGCTGTGACCGGCCCGAATGCGGAGTCGTGGGCGAAATACCTGTTCTGCTTCTTCTTCGCCTTCGTGCTGGCCTGGGTGGCCCGCAACCTGACGCGCGGCAGCGTTGGGCGGCAGTGGATGGCGATCCGCGACATGGATATCGCCGCCGAAATCATCGGGGTGAACCCGCTGAAGGCCAAGTTGACGGCTTTTGCCGTGTCGTCGTTCTACGTCGGCATCGCGGGGGCGCTGTTGTTCACCGTCTATCTGGGCGCGGCAGAGGTGGGGGAGGCCTTTGGCATCACCAAGTCCTTCCTCGTGCTGTTCATGATCATCATCGGCGGTCTGGGCTCTATCTTCGGCAGCTTCGCGGGTGCGGCGTTCATGGTGATCCTGCCGGTCGTTCTGCGGAACTTCCTGACCGGCACATTGAACTGGGAAAGCGCCTTGGCGACCCATTTCGAGTTCGTCATCGTGGGGGGGCTGATCATGTTTTTCCTGATCGTCGAGCCCCACGGGCTTGCGCGCCTATGGGCGTTGGCGAAAGAGAAACTGAGATTGTGGCCGTTCCCGCATTGA
- a CDS encoding branched-chain amino acid ABC transporter permease produces the protein MPEQLIFAMEVTLNGLMTGVMYALVALGFVLIFKASGIFNYAQGVMALFAAMTLVGIQDGRVPFAHLINEIFGTDIHYFGWEVPALGAILLTVVVMIGFAYLVQRFVFKHLVGQEPIILFMATIGLAYFLEGISDLMWGSEIRNLDVGLPQGINDWIDVTTFEALGYGFFIDNLDISATLIAAILVMGLIAYSQYTKNGRAMRAVADDHQAALSVGISLNYVWVLVWSLAGIVALVAGIMWGSKSGVQFSLSLIALKALPVLMLGGFTSIPGAIVGGLIIGVGEALFEFSIGPMIGGATENWFAYVLALLFLVFRPQGLFGEKIIERV, from the coding sequence ATGCCCGAACAACTGATCTTTGCGATGGAAGTCACGCTCAACGGTCTGATGACCGGGGTGATGTATGCGCTGGTGGCCCTTGGCTTCGTGCTGATCTTCAAGGCGTCCGGCATCTTCAACTACGCCCAGGGCGTCATGGCGCTGTTTGCGGCGATGACCTTGGTGGGCATCCAGGACGGGCGCGTGCCCTTTGCGCATCTGATCAACGAGATTTTCGGCACCGACATCCACTATTTCGGCTGGGAGGTTCCGGCCCTTGGGGCGATCTTGCTGACTGTCGTGGTGATGATCGGCTTTGCCTATCTTGTGCAGCGGTTCGTGTTCAAACACCTGGTGGGGCAAGAGCCGATAATCCTGTTCATGGCCACGATTGGCCTCGCCTATTTCCTTGAAGGCATCAGCGACCTGATGTGGGGGAGCGAGATCCGCAACCTCGACGTGGGCCTGCCGCAGGGGATCAATGATTGGATCGATGTGACTACGTTCGAGGCGCTGGGCTACGGGTTTTTCATCGACAACCTTGATATCTCGGCCACGCTGATTGCGGCGATCCTTGTGATGGGGCTGATCGCATATTCGCAATACACCAAGAACGGGCGCGCGATGCGGGCCGTGGCCGATGACCACCAGGCGGCGTTGAGCGTTGGCATCTCGCTGAACTACGTCTGGGTGCTGGTCTGGTCGCTGGCGGGGATCGTGGCGCTGGTGGCGGGGATCATGTGGGGCAGCAAGTCTGGCGTGCAGTTCTCGCTGTCGCTGATCGCGCTCAAGGCGTTGCCGGTGCTGATGCTGGGCGGCTTCACGTCGATCCCCGGCGCCATCGTGGGCGGGCTCATCATCGGCGTCGGAGAGGCGCTGTTCGAGTTCTCCATCGGCCCGATGATCGGCGGCGCGACGGAAAACTGGTTCGCCTATGTGCTGGCGCTGCTGTTCCTTGTCTTCCGGCCCCAGGGCCTGTTCGGCGAAAAAATCATCGAGAGGGTCTGA
- a CDS encoding ABC transporter ATP-binding protein, with product MLDAAEGHVTADGRQIGPVVMEMRNITLRFGGVEAIKNISFDVREGEIRAIIGPNGAGKSSMLNVISGFYHPQEGEVLYRGAKRPSMKPFQVARQGIARTFQNIALFEGMSVLDNVMTGRLNHMKTGLFGQAFWWGRAEAEEVANRQKAEEIIDFLEIQAIRKTPVGRLPYGLKKRVELARALAAEPQILLLDEPMAGMNVEEKEDMSRFILDVNDEFGTTIVLIEHDMGVVMDLSDRVVVMDYGKKIGDGTPDEVRNNQEVIDAYLGVAHD from the coding sequence ATGCTTGATGCGGCAGAAGGCCATGTGACAGCTGACGGGCGCCAGATCGGCCCCGTGGTCATGGAGATGCGCAATATTACCCTTAGATTTGGGGGGGTTGAAGCGATCAAGAACATCTCGTTCGATGTGCGCGAGGGCGAGATCCGCGCGATCATCGGGCCCAATGGGGCGGGCAAATCCTCCATGCTGAACGTGATTTCCGGGTTCTATCATCCGCAGGAAGGGGAGGTGCTCTATCGTGGGGCCAAGCGGCCCTCGATGAAGCCCTTTCAGGTCGCGCGCCAGGGCATTGCGCGGACGTTCCAGAACATCGCCTTGTTCGAGGGGATGAGCGTGTTGGACAACGTGATGACCGGGCGGCTCAACCATATGAAGACGGGTCTGTTCGGGCAGGCGTTCTGGTGGGGCCGCGCCGAGGCGGAAGAAGTTGCCAACCGCCAGAAGGCTGAGGAAATCATTGATTTTCTTGAGATTCAGGCGATCCGCAAAACGCCCGTGGGGCGGTTGCCCTATGGCCTGAAGAAGCGGGTGGAACTGGCGCGGGCCCTGGCGGCCGAGCCGCAGATCCTGCTCTTGGATGAGCCGATGGCGGGGATGAACGTGGAGGAGAAGGAAGACATGTCGCGCTTCATCCTCGACGTGAATGACGAGTTCGGGACGACCATCGTGCTTATCGAACACGATATGGGTGTTGTGATGGACCTGTCCGACCGCGTCGTGGTGATGGATTACGGCAAGAAGATCGGCGACGGCACGCCGGATGAGGTGCGCAACAACCAGGAAGTGATCGACGCCTACCTGGGGGTCGCCCATGACTGA
- a CDS encoding AMP-binding protein codes for MADISPPAGAPQSIPALLRRNAALFGSRDAYREKEYGIWQSWTWAETLDEIEALALGLLALGLERGDYVAIIGRNRPALYWSMVAVEMAGAVPVPLYQDAVSEEMTYVLEHCGARFVIAGDQEQVDKVLEAQETLHGIEHIVYVDRRGMRKYDHSKMNALDDVQAEGRAAHQRLLPELHAREAELTYDSTCVMLYTSGTTGKPKGVVLSNRNIIETSKSSCEFDGLRAEDEVLAYLPMAWVGDFIFSIGQAYWSGFCVNCPESADTMMTDLREIGPTYFFAPPRVFETLLTSVMIRMEDAGRFKKRLFDRAMARAKEIGPKILDGKPVSTGEKLAYALDNLLVIGPLKNTLGMSRVRVGYTAGEAIGPEIFDFYRALGINLKQLYGQTEASVFITQQPDSEVRPDTVGVPSPGVELKIGENGEVFYRSPGTFVEYFKNAESTASTKDAEGWVATGDAGFIEEGTGHLRILDRAKDVGKMAHGGLFAPKFVENKLKFYPDILEAVVFGNEKDYCTAFINIDLSAVGNWAERNNIAYASYQELAGHPQVLASLKGHVEAVNRSVAEDPMLAHCQVARFLVLHKELDADDGEMTRTRKVRRRIVEEKFADLLEALYGGKSEQYTETEVTYEDGRKGKITATLQIIDAATVDVSSGQMAAE; via the coding sequence TTGGCCGATATCTCACCGCCTGCGGGCGCGCCTCAATCCATACCGGCGCTGTTGCGCCGCAATGCGGCCCTGTTCGGGTCACGCGATGCGTACCGTGAAAAGGAATACGGGATCTGGCAAAGCTGGACCTGGGCCGAGACGCTGGACGAGATCGAGGCGCTGGCGCTGGGGCTTCTGGCGCTGGGGCTGGAACGGGGCGATTACGTTGCCATCATCGGGCGCAACAGGCCTGCCTTGTATTGGTCGATGGTGGCCGTGGAAATGGCGGGCGCCGTGCCGGTGCCGCTGTACCAGGATGCCGTCAGCGAAGAGATGACTTATGTGCTGGAGCACTGCGGCGCGCGCTTCGTGATCGCAGGCGATCAGGAGCAGGTCGACAAGGTGCTGGAGGCGCAGGAGACGCTGCACGGCATCGAACACATCGTCTACGTGGATCGGCGCGGGATGCGCAAATACGACCACTCGAAAATGAACGCGCTGGACGATGTGCAGGCGGAAGGCCGCGCCGCGCACCAACGCCTGCTGCCCGAATTACACGCCCGTGAGGCGGAACTGACCTACGACAGCACCTGCGTGATGTTGTATACGTCCGGCACGACGGGCAAGCCCAAGGGCGTTGTTCTGTCGAACCGCAATATCATCGAGACATCCAAATCGTCGTGTGAATTCGACGGTTTGCGGGCGGAGGATGAGGTGCTGGCCTATCTGCCCATGGCGTGGGTGGGCGATTTCATCTTCTCCATCGGGCAAGCCTACTGGTCAGGGTTCTGCGTCAATTGCCCTGAGTCGGCCGACACCATGATGACCGACCTGCGTGAGATCGGGCCGACGTATTTCTTCGCCCCGCCGCGGGTGTTCGAGACGTTGCTGACCTCGGTGATGATCCGCATGGAGGACGCGGGCCGGTTCAAGAAGCGCCTCTTTGATCGGGCCATGGCGCGCGCCAAGGAGATTGGGCCCAAGATCCTGGATGGCAAACCGGTCAGTACGGGCGAGAAGCTTGCCTATGCGCTGGACAATCTGCTGGTGATCGGGCCGCTGAAGAACACGTTGGGCATGAGCCGCGTGCGCGTGGGCTACACGGCTGGTGAGGCGATCGGGCCCGAGATCTTCGATTTCTACCGGGCGCTGGGGATCAACCTGAAACAGCTTTACGGTCAGACGGAGGCGAGCGTTTTCATCACGCAACAGCCAGACAGCGAAGTGCGACCCGATACCGTGGGCGTGCCGTCACCGGGGGTGGAGCTGAAGATCGGGGAGAACGGAGAGGTCTTCTACCGCTCGCCGGGCACTTTCGTGGAGTATTTCAAGAACGCGGAATCCACGGCCTCCACCAAGGATGCCGAGGGCTGGGTCGCCACGGGCGACGCGGGGTTCATCGAGGAAGGCACGGGCCATTTGCGAATTCTGGACCGCGCCAAGGACGTCGGAAAAATGGCCCACGGCGGGCTGTTCGCGCCGAAGTTCGTGGAGAACAAGCTGAAGTTCTATCCCGACATTCTGGAAGCGGTGGTTTTCGGGAACGAGAAAGACTACTGCACCGCCTTTATCAACATCGACCTGAGCGCTGTGGGAAACTGGGCGGAACGCAACAACATCGCCTATGCGTCCTATCAGGAACTGGCCGGGCATCCGCAGGTGCTGGCCTCTCTCAAAGGTCATGTGGAGGCGGTGAACAGATCCGTTGCGGAAGACCCGATGCTGGCCCACTGCCAGGTTGCGCGGTTCCTTGTGCTGCACAAGGAGTTGGACGCGGACGACGGGGAAATGACCCGGACGCGCAAGGTGCGGCGGCGGATCGTGGAGGAGAAATTCGCGGATCTGCTGGAGGCTTTGTACGGCGGCAAGTCTGAGCAATATACCGAGACGGAAGTGACCTACGAGGATGGTCGGAAGGGCAAGATCACGGCCACGTTGCAGATCATCGATGCGGCGACCGTGGACGTAAGCTCTGGTCAGATGGCGGCGGAATGA
- a CDS encoding PAS-domain containing protein: MARDPTTESFTRAGLNLIQQALSIYDADLRLAVSNRPFQEMFGLPEHLVTPGARFDETLRFLVTHGEYGEVDDVDAFVQTRVDQALAFLPHYLERVRANGRAISVEGSPLPDGGWVTVYTDITAVKRQEALLRARSEELSDQVLTHTEELALSNRRLEATIIQLQEAKAALTEMEARTRLVTEMTPAHIGHIDARGIYTFTNRRLSSLLPGRASDIIGRTFEEALGDETAAILRPTLARASAGEPAVLEFTEPASGRRIRTAFTPDEHADGGVYLLSTDVTEEAQARTALEQTHKRELAAQLTSGLAHDFANLLTIILGLQARLEKLPLPHGAHELTGATRMAVRRGGLLLDKIANMTGAREISPAPVVVQDFLAGFTPLAEATLPDGVTLAVTCNIPHPALMLDAGSLQDGLLNLVLNARDGIGDAGEITLALRDVQDTWLEITVDDTGRGFSETALRQALNPFFTTKGDEGSGLGLTMVYDLVKLAGGTMALSNTAQGARVTLRLPLRPAEAEARPRLILLVDDISEIRAHVRDLLTDLGHQVIEAATAEEAQTLADLPGLDWVLSDIHLGGTDGVALLRDIAQRHPALRLALMTSLPPDDPLFASGAARWPVLRKTLDGSVLAGLLTTKVTP; this comes from the coding sequence ATGGCACGCGATCCCACCACGGAATCCTTCACCCGCGCAGGTCTCAACCTGATTCAACAGGCCTTGTCGATCTATGACGCGGACCTGCGGCTGGCCGTGTCCAATCGGCCGTTTCAGGAAATGTTCGGCCTGCCCGAACACCTCGTCACGCCCGGCGCCCGGTTTGACGAGACGCTTCGGTTTCTCGTGACCCATGGCGAATACGGCGAGGTCGACGATGTCGACGCCTTCGTGCAGACGCGCGTCGATCAGGCCCTGGCCTTCCTGCCCCATTACCTGGAACGGGTGCGCGCCAACGGGCGGGCAATCAGCGTCGAAGGCTCGCCTCTGCCCGATGGGGGCTGGGTCACGGTCTATACCGATATCACGGCAGTCAAACGGCAAGAGGCGCTTCTGCGCGCCCGGTCCGAAGAGCTGTCCGATCAGGTCCTCACCCACACCGAAGAACTCGCCCTGTCCAACCGCCGCCTTGAGGCCACGATCATCCAGTTGCAGGAGGCCAAAGCCGCCCTGACCGAGATGGAGGCCCGCACCCGGCTGGTTACCGAGATGACGCCCGCCCACATCGGTCACATCGATGCGCGCGGCATCTACACCTTTACCAACCGACGCCTGTCTTCGCTGCTGCCGGGCCGTGCCAGCGACATCATCGGGCGCACCTTCGAAGAGGCCTTGGGGGATGAAACCGCCGCAATCCTGCGCCCCACGCTGGCGCGGGCCAGCGCCGGTGAGCCTGCGGTTCTGGAATTCACGGAACCCGCCTCCGGGCGCCGCATCCGAACCGCTTTCACCCCCGATGAACACGCCGATGGCGGCGTCTACCTTCTGTCCACCGATGTCACCGAAGAAGCGCAGGCCCGCACCGCGCTGGAGCAGACCCACAAGCGCGAACTGGCGGCGCAACTGACCTCGGGCCTTGCCCATGATTTCGCCAATCTGCTGACCATCATCCTTGGCCTGCAAGCGCGGTTGGAAAAGCTGCCCCTGCCCCACGGCGCCCACGAGTTGACGGGTGCCACCCGTATGGCCGTTCGGCGGGGCGGACTACTGCTTGACAAGATCGCCAATATGACCGGCGCGCGTGAGATCAGCCCCGCGCCCGTCGTGGTGCAGGATTTCCTCGCCGGTTTCACGCCCTTGGCCGAGGCGACCTTGCCCGACGGGGTCACGCTTGCCGTGACCTGCAACATTCCCCACCCCGCCTTGATGCTGGACGCGGGGTCCTTGCAAGACGGGCTGTTGAACCTTGTGCTGAACGCCCGCGATGGGATCGGCGACGCCGGAGAGATCACCCTGGCCCTGCGCGACGTGCAGGATACCTGGCTGGAGATCACAGTGGACGACACCGGGCGCGGGTTCTCGGAAACCGCCCTGAGGCAGGCCCTGAACCCGTTTTTCACCACCAAGGGCGATGAAGGATCGGGCCTTGGCCTGACGATGGTCTATGATCTGGTGAAACTTGCGGGGGGCACGATGGCCCTTTCCAACACCGCCCAGGGCGCGCGCGTCACCCTGCGCCTGCCGCTGCGCCCGGCCGAGGCCGAGGCCCGCCCCCGCCTGATCCTTCTGGTCGATGATATCTCTGAAATTCGCGCCCACGTCCGCGATCTGTTGACCGATCTCGGCCATCAGGTGATCGAGGCCGCCACGGCGGAAGAGGCACAGACGCTGGCCGACCTGCCCGGCCTGGACTGGGTGTTGTCCGACATCCATCTGGGCGGGACAGACGGCGTCGCCTTGCTGAGGGATATCGCGCAAAGGCATCCGGCCCTGCGGCTGGCCTTGATGACATCCTTGCCGCCCGACGATCCCCTGTTCGCATCGGGTGCCGCCCGCTGGCCCGTCTTGCGCAAAACCCTGGACGGCAGCGTCCTGGCGGGGCTTCTGACCACCAAGGTGACACCATGA
- a CDS encoding response regulator transcription factor, producing MDAPLVTILDDEPQIRAMLSEALQDAGFRTATFARATEFEAALRHTTPDVCLVDLGLPDRDGLAVVHRLALESGAAIIIISGRAQVQDRVTGLELGADDYIIKPFDPTEVIARVRARLRSPKAPDRAQNTARFNGWTAQFDSYILTDASGVETPFSHAEGEVLRLFLNAPKRLISRQHMQESLGGAAGDSFDRAMDVRISRLRTKLGEDPKNPRLIKTIYGAGYIFLGDVTWS from the coding sequence ATCGACGCCCCCCTCGTGACCATACTCGATGATGAACCGCAGATCCGCGCCATGCTCTCCGAGGCCCTGCAAGACGCAGGCTTTCGCACCGCAACCTTCGCCCGCGCGACCGAATTCGAGGCCGCCCTGCGCCACACCACCCCCGATGTCTGCCTTGTGGACCTTGGCCTGCCGGACCGCGATGGCCTTGCGGTCGTTCACCGCCTGGCGCTGGAATCCGGGGCGGCGATCATCATCATCTCGGGCCGCGCCCAGGTGCAGGACCGCGTCACGGGGCTGGAGCTGGGGGCCGACGACTACATCATCAAGCCCTTCGATCCGACCGAGGTCATCGCCCGCGTCCGCGCCCGCCTGCGCAGCCCCAAGGCCCCGGACCGCGCCCAGAACACCGCACGTTTCAACGGCTGGACGGCGCAGTTCGACAGTTACATCCTGACCGACGCCAGTGGCGTCGAGACCCCGTTTTCCCATGCCGAAGGCGAGGTCCTGCGCCTTTTTCTCAATGCACCCAAGCGCTTGATTTCAAGGCAGCACATGCAAGAAAGCCTGGGCGGCGCGGCGGGTGACAGCTTTGATCGCGCCATGGATGTCCGCATCTCGCGGCTGCGCACGAAACTGGGCGAGGATCCCAAGAATCCACGCCTGATCAAGACGATCTATGGCGCGGGCTATATCTTTCTGGGGGATGTCACCTGGTCCTAG
- a CDS encoding saccharopine dehydrogenase: MHLWVRAEERANERRVGITPVGVARLLADGLDVTVEDSPSRILPIDGYRQSGARIAPAGTWREAPEDAVIFGLKELPEDTGPLRHRHILFGHAFKGQADGPHLLQRFKEGGGTLYDLEYLVDDAGRRVAAFGYWAGFVGAALSVGSWAAQHGKDPMGAVSSWPDQDALIADIKARLADAEAPLPTALIIGALGRTGTGASAFLKTLGVTPTAWDMAETAHGGPFPEVLAHTIFLNCILAMDGVPVFVAATAKSAPRALRVIGDIACDPSSDFSPIKVYDRVTTWADPTLRVADKPPLDVMAIDNLPSLLPLESSEDFAEQLFPHLLALPQIYQGVWGRAHATFQSALNAL; the protein is encoded by the coding sequence ATGCATCTCTGGGTCCGAGCGGAAGAACGCGCCAATGAGCGGCGCGTGGGCATCACCCCCGTAGGCGTGGCGCGGCTATTGGCCGACGGGCTTGACGTGACAGTCGAAGACAGCCCCTCGCGGATCCTCCCCATCGATGGCTACCGACAGTCCGGCGCCCGGATCGCCCCGGCCGGAACGTGGCGCGAAGCGCCCGAGGATGCCGTCATCTTCGGATTGAAGGAACTGCCCGAAGACACCGGCCCCCTGCGCCACCGTCACATCCTTTTCGGCCACGCCTTCAAGGGCCAGGCCGACGGGCCGCACCTGTTGCAGCGCTTCAAGGAAGGCGGAGGCACCCTTTACGATCTGGAATACCTGGTGGATGACGCCGGCCGCCGCGTTGCGGCCTTCGGCTACTGGGCCGGGTTCGTGGGCGCCGCGCTTAGCGTGGGGTCATGGGCCGCGCAACATGGCAAGGACCCGATGGGCGCGGTCAGCAGCTGGCCGGATCAAGACGCGCTCATCGCCGATATCAAAGCGCGCCTTGCTGACGCCGAAGCCCCCTTGCCCACGGCTTTGATCATCGGCGCCCTGGGGCGCACGGGCACTGGGGCGTCGGCATTTCTCAAGACCCTGGGTGTCACGCCGACCGCTTGGGACATGGCAGAGACGGCCCATGGTGGCCCGTTCCCCGAGGTTCTGGCCCACACGATCTTCCTCAATTGCATCCTCGCGATGGACGGTGTCCCCGTCTTTGTTGCTGCAACCGCCAAAAGCGCGCCGCGCGCCCTGCGCGTCATCGGCGATATCGCGTGCGATCCAAGTTCGGATTTCTCTCCGATCAAGGTCTATGACCGCGTGACAACCTGGGCAGATCCCACGCTTCGCGTTGCGGACAAGCCGCCGCTCGACGTTATGGCGATCGACAATCTGCCGTCGCTGTTGCCACTGGAAAGTTCCGAGGATTTCGCCGAGCAGCTGTTCCCGCATCTGCTTGCCCTGCCGCAAATCTATCAAGGTGTCTGGGGCCGGGCCCATGCAACGTTCCAAAGCGCCCTGAACGCTCTCTGA
- a CDS encoding DUF3775 domain-containing protein — translation MEISTRAVAQVILMGREMGRAEGELRSFIERLPEEEQVELVAIFWIGRGSYEAEELEEAITMARQEASVPTADYLFGSPHFADHLEAGAEALNLDVAGQEEDLL, via the coding sequence ATGGAAATCTCAACGCGGGCCGTGGCCCAAGTGATTTTGATGGGCCGGGAGATGGGACGCGCGGAAGGCGAATTGCGCAGCTTCATCGAACGGTTGCCAGAGGAAGAACAGGTCGAGCTGGTCGCGATCTTCTGGATCGGACGCGGCAGCTACGAGGCGGAGGAGCTTGAAGAGGCCATCACCATGGCGCGCCAGGAGGCGTCGGTCCCCACGGCGGATTACCTGTTCGGGAGCCCCCATTTCGCGGATCATCTGGAGGCGGGCGCAGAGGCGCTGAACCTGGATGTGGCCGGGCAGGAAGAAGATCTGTTGTAG
- a CDS encoding SDR family NAD(P)-dependent oxidoreductase — translation MQDWTGKRYWLIGASDGLGRELAGLMSRSGIEVVLSARSEDKLTAVADSLPGAATVVPMDVSDRASVEAAAEAVGQVDGIVFLAGLGTLIKATEWDADKVEQLFDVNLLGAARVIGQVIGPMVERNAGHIVLIGSLSAYRGLPGSIGYSASKAGLMALAESMHGDLKDTGILVQLANPGYIETQMQDDNPHSKPFMMTPEAAAREVFEQMNTSSFHKAFPMGFSLLFRLSRFLPTSIYEWIFFRR, via the coding sequence ATGCAGGATTGGACGGGAAAGCGGTATTGGTTGATCGGCGCCTCTGACGGGTTGGGGCGCGAACTGGCTGGCCTGATGAGCCGATCCGGCATCGAGGTCGTGCTGTCCGCCCGATCCGAGGACAAGCTGACCGCCGTGGCAGACAGCCTGCCGGGCGCCGCGACCGTCGTGCCGATGGACGTGTCGGACCGCGCCTCGGTCGAGGCGGCGGCAGAGGCGGTGGGCCAGGTCGACGGGATCGTGTTCCTTGCCGGGCTTGGCACCTTGATCAAGGCCACGGAATGGGATGCCGACAAGGTCGAACAGTTGTTTGACGTCAACCTGCTGGGGGCCGCGCGCGTCATTGGCCAGGTGATCGGCCCCATGGTCGAACGCAATGCGGGCCACATCGTGCTGATCGGATCCCTTTCGGCTTACCGGGGCCTGCCGGGCTCCATCGGTTACTCGGCATCCAAGGCGGGCCTTATGGCGCTGGCGGAATCGATGCATGGGGATCTGAAGGACACGGGCATCCTCGTGCAACTGGCCAACCCCGGTTACATCGAGACCCAGATGCAGGACGACAATCCGCATTCCAAACCCTTCATGATGACGCCAGAAGCCGCCGCGCGCGAAGTGTTCGAGCAGATGAACACAAGCTCGTTCCACAAGGCGTTCCCCATGGGCTTCAGCCTTCTGTTCCGCCTGTCACGGTTCCTGCCGACATCAATCTACGAGTGGATCTTCTTCCGCCGCTGA